The Eleutherodactylus coqui strain aEleCoq1 chromosome 13, aEleCoq1.hap1, whole genome shotgun sequence genome includes a window with the following:
- the ATP5PD gene encoding ATP synthase subunit d, mitochondrial has product MAGRRAVIKAVDWLAFAERIPPNQKPMFNALKTNSDSVAAKLSSLPEKPPAIDWAYYRTAIAKAGLVDEFETKFKAMTVPEPKDTHTEKINAQEQEANKSALSFIEESKATVAEAEKELTRYKNMIPFEQMTHEDMIEAFPETKLDKEKYPYWPHKPISEL; this is encoded by the exons ATGGCGGGTCGAAGAGCTGTAATCAAGGCTGTGGACTGGCTGGCGTTTGCAGAAAGAATTCCTCCCAACCAGAAACCAATGTTCAATGCACTAAAGACGAACAGTGACTCCGTAGCTGCAAA GCTGTCTTCTCTCCCGGAGAAGCCTCCTGCCATCGATTGGGCATACTACCGCACTGCCATAGCCAAGGCAGGCTTAGTGGATGAGTTTGAGACGAAG TTCAAAGCCATGACTGTTCCTGAGCCAAAGGACACCCACACGGAGAAGATTAATGCGCAGGAGCAGGAAGCT AATAAATCTGCTCTGTCCTTCATTGAAGAATCCAAAGCCACGGTGGCCGAGGCTGAGAAAGAG CTGACCAGGTACAAGAACATGATTCCCTTTGAGCAGATGACTCATGAAGACATGATTGAAGCGTTCCCTGAGACCAAGTTGGATAAAGAGAAATATCCCTACTGGCCTCACAAGCCCATCTCTGAGTTATAA